From Arthrobacter sp. FW306-2-2C-D06B, a single genomic window includes:
- a CDS encoding glutathione peroxidase yields MSPLYSIPLTFNDGSQADFGRFEGKAVLVVNVASNCGFTRQYSGLEELYGKYRDRGFEILGVPCNQFAGQERGSDAEIADFCQRNFGVSFPLASKAKVRGKEQHPLYAELTRTADGSKAQKVKWNFEKFLVSREGEVLARFPSAVEPDSEKLIEALEEALA; encoded by the coding sequence ATGTCCCCGCTCTATAGCATCCCCTTGACGTTCAACGACGGCTCCCAGGCCGACTTCGGGCGTTTCGAGGGCAAAGCCGTGCTGGTAGTCAACGTGGCGTCGAACTGTGGTTTCACGCGCCAGTACTCGGGACTTGAGGAGCTCTACGGCAAATACCGCGACCGTGGATTCGAGATTCTGGGTGTGCCGTGCAACCAGTTCGCCGGCCAGGAGCGGGGTTCCGACGCCGAGATCGCGGACTTCTGCCAGCGCAATTTCGGAGTCTCGTTCCCGCTCGCGAGCAAGGCCAAGGTCCGCGGCAAGGAGCAGCACCCCCTGTACGCCGAACTCACCCGGACGGCCGACGGCTCCAAAGCGCAGAAGGTGAAGTGGAACTTCGAAAAGTTCCTCGTGAGCCGCGAAGGCGAGGTGCTCGCCCGCTTCCCGTCCGCCGTCGAGCCCGATTCCGAAAAGCTCATCGAGGCACTCGAAGAGGCCCTCGCCTAA
- a CDS encoding amidohydrolase gives MTTPEPIDLVIFSSSILHGEALTETAGFVAISHGRIAHVGRAEAADEWTGRAKQVIDVGDATVCPGLIDAHIHPIHGAEIARGLDLGGITELDGVRAALARYAASTPHAVGSDWLFAWGLDPVIFGDAVFDNSLFDGILDDELVFITLFDGHASLVSDAALKLAGVTGTEELPSTGYVGVDQHGKPNGMLYEMAAQDLVSGVLPQPSFDRRVDELGELLRSMAEAGLVAGQMLDFGAPDTVDVLEALERRGELAIRLRISPWVMPGATEEDLKAMLAMQGRHGSRWHVRGIKLMMDGTIDNGTAWLFEPDTHGESLHPLWRDPEALAAAMKFFHEHRIPTTTHAIGDKAVSFVARTIGALPKNGTVHRIEHIESIPDSVLAEIISAGAATSLQPTHCALYSRADHTDNWSRRLGSERANHAWRTRDLRDAGAIVALGSDWPIAPFDPRAIIASAQTRRPAGRPDVEPVQPQQALSARAALEGYTSQYWRSVGEEGGIVELGARADLTVVQHNPLTAAPDEFAQTPVILTVVDGEIVVDNRQDLTEGVNRGSFQPA, from the coding sequence GTGACCACGCCCGAGCCCATCGATCTCGTCATCTTCTCGTCCAGCATCCTCCACGGTGAGGCGCTCACAGAGACCGCCGGATTCGTCGCCATCTCACATGGCCGCATCGCGCACGTCGGCCGCGCCGAGGCTGCCGATGAATGGACTGGACGAGCCAAACAGGTGATCGACGTCGGCGACGCAACTGTCTGCCCCGGCCTGATCGACGCCCATATCCACCCTATCCACGGGGCGGAAATCGCCCGCGGCCTTGACCTGGGCGGGATCACCGAGCTCGACGGCGTCCGCGCGGCCCTTGCGCGGTACGCCGCTTCCACGCCGCACGCAGTCGGCTCCGATTGGTTGTTCGCTTGGGGCCTCGACCCAGTCATCTTCGGAGATGCGGTCTTCGACAACTCCCTCTTCGACGGCATCCTCGACGACGAACTCGTGTTCATCACCCTGTTCGACGGCCATGCCTCGCTCGTCTCCGACGCCGCCCTCAAGCTCGCCGGCGTCACCGGAACGGAAGAACTGCCCAGCACCGGCTACGTCGGGGTCGACCAGCACGGCAAGCCCAACGGCATGCTCTACGAAATGGCCGCCCAGGACCTCGTGAGCGGCGTCCTCCCCCAACCCTCCTTCGATCGGCGGGTCGACGAACTCGGGGAACTCCTGCGCTCCATGGCCGAAGCCGGGCTGGTAGCAGGCCAGATGCTGGACTTCGGTGCCCCGGACACCGTGGACGTGCTGGAGGCCCTCGAACGCAGGGGCGAGCTCGCCATCCGGCTGCGCATCTCCCCGTGGGTCATGCCCGGCGCCACGGAGGAGGACCTGAAGGCCATGCTGGCGATGCAGGGCCGGCACGGCAGTCGCTGGCACGTTCGCGGCATCAAGCTCATGATGGATGGAACCATCGACAATGGCACTGCGTGGCTCTTTGAACCCGACACCCACGGAGAATCACTCCACCCGCTCTGGCGCGATCCTGAGGCCCTCGCCGCAGCCATGAAGTTCTTCCACGAACACCGGATCCCCACCACCACGCACGCCATCGGCGACAAAGCGGTGTCCTTCGTCGCGCGGACCATCGGGGCTCTTCCCAAGAACGGCACGGTCCACCGGATCGAGCACATCGAGTCCATCCCGGATTCGGTCTTGGCGGAAATCATCAGCGCAGGTGCCGCAACGAGCCTGCAGCCGACGCATTGCGCCCTCTACAGCCGCGCCGACCACACCGACAACTGGTCACGCAGGCTTGGCAGCGAACGGGCCAACCACGCGTGGCGGACCCGCGATCTGCGCGACGCCGGAGCCATCGTCGCCCTCGGATCGGACTGGCCTATCGCCCCTTTCGACCCGCGGGCGATCATCGCCTCAGCCCAGACGCGCCGCCCGGCCGGCCGGCCCGACGTCGAGCCCGTCCAGCCCCAGCAGGCGCTGTCCGCGCGTGCCGCGCTCGAGGGTTACACGAGCCAATATTGGCGGTCTGTCGGTGAAGAAGGCGGAATCGTTGAACTGGGAGCCCGCGCCGATCTGACGGTGGTCCAGCACAATCCCTTGACCGCCGCGCCGGACGAATTCGCTCAGACGCCGGTGATCCTGACGGTTGTTGACGGGGAAATCGTTGTTGACAACCGTCAGGACCTCACCGAAGGAGTCAACCGCGGCTCGTTCCAGCCTGCTTAG
- a CDS encoding TetR/AcrR family transcriptional regulator — protein MQTPSKTSQLGRPRTPRLSRKAIGRAALEMFEEEESLSIPRLAERLGVRQSSFYKHVTGRQEIIELARGALVDRAPMPELPSGSLDDVIREIFDSLRKAYSLVPALLPLLLTQPVSHPAALERYDQFVEAFEIAGAPRHLIIPALETLDSAAIGASLDAMTMESAWSINQEEEGTYPHLFAAKKAVAEHPVDRFAFLADVLSAGLKAAIDDD, from the coding sequence ATGCAGACTCCCAGCAAAACCAGCCAGCTAGGACGGCCCCGGACACCGAGGCTCTCGCGGAAGGCGATCGGCCGCGCGGCGCTTGAGATGTTCGAGGAGGAAGAGAGCCTCTCGATCCCGCGGCTCGCGGAACGCCTGGGCGTCAGGCAGTCATCTTTCTACAAGCACGTCACGGGTCGCCAAGAGATCATCGAACTGGCCCGTGGCGCGCTCGTCGACAGAGCTCCGATGCCCGAGTTGCCGTCCGGCAGCCTCGACGACGTCATCCGCGAGATCTTCGACTCCCTCCGCAAGGCCTACAGCCTGGTGCCTGCGCTCCTTCCCCTACTGCTCACGCAGCCGGTGTCACACCCGGCAGCCCTGGAGCGATACGACCAGTTTGTCGAAGCGTTCGAGATCGCGGGGGCGCCACGGCACCTCATCATTCCCGCGCTGGAAACCCTCGACAGCGCAGCGATCGGAGCGAGCCTCGACGCAATGACGATGGAATCCGCGTGGAGCATCAACCAAGAGGAGGAAGGCACTTATCCCCATCTGTTCGCGGCAAAGAAAGCCGTGGCAGAGCACCCTGTAGACCGCTTCGCATTCCTGGCCGATGTCCTCTCGGCAGGATTGAAGGCAGCCATCGACGACGACTGA
- a CDS encoding APC family permease, which translates to MAFTKEEAALVPPAPVSVDGGLKKNAIGTRDIVFMLVSAAAPLTIVVGIAPLALAVGGVGAPSIYIAAAIGLGLFAIGFMALTRHVRSYSGFYGYISKTLGRVVGLGSGLTAWMSYNGLQIGLYGLLGIQANLAVKSFTGVELPWWLYAIVSIGAVWYLGWRGIDVGARVLAVLLTLETAIVAIVAAFVLAQGGAHGISFESFSPQAIFSPQFAAVLGLGFSAFMGFESGALYREEARDPDRSVPRATYISVAFIGAFYAFAVWIIVQAFGTDAVQAFAAGHLDAGDTAYIAAGNFAGGWCVNLMSVLIVTSIFAAQLSFHNTINRYTLSLSREGIFPKRSGRISPRYRTPSVAGFDQTLLALALVIGAALLQLDPFTQFLIWTNTPGVIGVLLLQALTGVGVVVFFTRLKDHGLRWYVMPSAVAATIIMCAVTYLMATNAQLLTGLPAGDPVNTTLLVFAPLLFAAGTVLALVLRKVNPAAYQRIGHAE; encoded by the coding sequence ATGGCTTTCACTAAAGAAGAGGCGGCACTCGTGCCGCCCGCGCCCGTCAGCGTTGACGGCGGATTGAAGAAGAACGCAATCGGCACTCGCGACATTGTGTTCATGTTGGTGTCAGCGGCCGCTCCGCTGACCATCGTCGTCGGCATCGCCCCGCTCGCTCTCGCGGTGGGCGGCGTCGGCGCTCCCTCCATCTACATCGCCGCGGCTATCGGCCTGGGCCTGTTCGCGATCGGTTTCATGGCACTCACCCGCCACGTCCGCTCCTACAGCGGCTTCTACGGCTACATCTCGAAAACCCTTGGTCGCGTGGTCGGCCTCGGCTCCGGCCTCACCGCTTGGATGAGCTACAACGGCCTGCAAATCGGCCTCTACGGACTGCTCGGTATCCAGGCCAACCTCGCCGTCAAATCCTTCACCGGCGTGGAACTTCCGTGGTGGCTCTACGCGATCGTCTCAATCGGGGCCGTCTGGTACCTGGGCTGGCGCGGGATCGACGTCGGCGCCAGGGTCCTCGCCGTCCTGCTCACCCTCGAAACCGCGATCGTTGCCATCGTCGCCGCGTTCGTCCTGGCCCAAGGCGGCGCACACGGCATCAGCTTTGAATCATTCAGCCCGCAGGCCATCTTCTCCCCGCAGTTCGCCGCGGTCCTTGGCCTGGGCTTCTCCGCCTTCATGGGATTTGAATCCGGAGCCCTGTACCGGGAAGAAGCCCGGGACCCGGACCGCAGCGTCCCCCGTGCCACCTACATCTCCGTCGCCTTCATCGGCGCGTTCTACGCCTTCGCCGTCTGGATCATCGTCCAGGCCTTCGGAACTGACGCCGTCCAAGCGTTCGCCGCCGGCCACCTCGACGCCGGGGACACCGCTTACATCGCTGCGGGCAACTTCGCGGGCGGCTGGTGCGTGAACCTTATGAGCGTCCTGATCGTCACCAGCATCTTCGCCGCCCAACTCTCCTTCCACAACACCATCAACCGCTACACCCTGTCCCTCAGCCGCGAGGGCATCTTCCCGAAACGCTCCGGCCGCATCAGTCCGCGATACCGCACCCCCTCCGTGGCAGGCTTCGACCAGACCCTCCTCGCGCTCGCCCTCGTGATCGGCGCGGCCCTGCTCCAGCTGGACCCGTTCACCCAGTTCCTGATCTGGACGAACACCCCGGGAGTGATCGGCGTCCTCCTCCTGCAGGCCCTCACGGGCGTCGGCGTCGTGGTCTTCTTCACCCGCCTCAAGGACCACGGCCTTCGCTGGTACGTCATGCCTTCCGCCGTAGCAGCCACGATCATCATGTGCGCAGTGACCTACCTGATGGCCACCAACGCCCAATTGCTCACCGGCCTCCCGGCCGGGGACCCCGTCAACACCACACTGCTCGTATTTGCACCGCTCTTGTTTGCGGCCGGAACCGTGCTGGCCCTCGTGCTGCGCAAGGTCAACCCGGCCGCCTACCAACGGATCGGCCACGCCGAGTGA
- a CDS encoding LacI family DNA-binding transcriptional regulator, with product MTQRNARSTIRDVARETGVSVTTVSHALSGKGIVAEATRARVIETARRLRYRPNAVASGLRSNRLGILALVLRPLDTLESFLPEGVDYFLRFAGAASLSALEHGYGLMLLSDPTLPDAPSIALAADGFIITEPVENDPVIDLLQAEGIPLLTVGKDLGRPGYDAWIETDTVKITQQVLDHLAENGAQRVAIAVGTDRNSWNITTEASYREWCSARGQEPIVVTQRETSGTLGGRAIGEEILSMTDRPDAVYCLTGRHAAGMVARLGEAGIVSPADILIVAGSDSEQTRNSVPPISAIDLEPEVLARAAIAALVEQLGGNSKTGGHAGTDGRFIVRGSSTR from the coding sequence ATGACGCAGCGAAACGCACGCTCCACCATCCGCGACGTAGCCCGCGAAACGGGGGTCTCTGTGACCACCGTTTCCCACGCGCTCAGCGGAAAGGGAATCGTCGCTGAAGCCACCCGTGCGAGGGTGATCGAGACGGCGCGAAGACTGCGCTATCGGCCCAACGCCGTCGCCAGCGGCCTTCGAAGCAACCGGCTGGGAATCCTTGCGCTTGTGCTTCGCCCGCTGGACACCCTCGAGTCATTCCTCCCGGAGGGGGTGGACTACTTTCTGCGCTTTGCCGGGGCCGCCTCGCTCAGTGCCCTGGAACACGGCTACGGACTCATGCTGCTCAGCGACCCCACCTTGCCGGATGCGCCCAGCATCGCTTTGGCCGCAGACGGCTTCATCATCACCGAACCCGTGGAAAACGATCCCGTCATCGACCTGCTTCAGGCCGAAGGAATCCCCCTGCTCACGGTCGGCAAGGACCTCGGCCGCCCCGGCTACGATGCCTGGATCGAGACAGACACCGTCAAGATCACCCAGCAAGTGCTCGATCATCTCGCTGAGAACGGGGCGCAGCGGGTGGCGATCGCCGTTGGAACGGACCGTAACTCCTGGAACATCACCACGGAAGCCAGCTACCGCGAATGGTGCTCGGCGCGAGGCCAGGAGCCCATCGTCGTAACCCAGCGGGAAACGAGCGGCACCCTTGGCGGAAGGGCTATCGGCGAGGAGATTCTCTCGATGACAGATCGGCCGGACGCCGTCTACTGCCTCACGGGGCGCCATGCCGCCGGAATGGTGGCCCGGCTGGGAGAGGCCGGCATCGTTTCCCCCGCGGACATCCTGATCGTGGCCGGCTCGGACTCAGAGCAGACCCGCAACAGTGTCCCGCCCATCAGCGCCATCGATCTCGAACCGGAGGTTCTCGCGAGGGCCGCTATCGCCGCACTGGTGGAACAGTTGGGCGGGAACTCGAAAACCGGAGGCCACGCAGGGACCGACGGACGCTTCATCGTTCGAGGCTCCAGCACCCGCTAG
- a CDS encoding ABC transporter substrate-binding protein gives MNKKLISAGAAGLLLLLTGCNGGAAAKAPDALNSKDLLVTTPAATTNLDKIVWNNNFGEPPSIDPIKSADYPASAVVSNLCESLFQIQPDFSIKPNLAKSAKSVDNITYVYELQSGVTFWDGKPMTADDVVFSLKRHLDPKEISYWASDVTANIASVDKTGPNEVTVKLKSPDATFNNQLATPIGAVVEQAQREKAGVDYGNPGAGVMCTGPYSVGEWKQGASITLNRYDGYWNTAKKAKTKQIEIQFITDPSSIANALATGAIDGSYDVPLSAISQLSKSTNGQLFYGKSLQNMAIISTGTGTLGDPAVRKALTLATDREAIAKTVFEGTSTAAQSLVPNGGWNYGGSIFEDARKNLPSTTPNLDEAKKVLKDAKVDLSKPIKIVYPIDRTFYADIISEFANAGAKLGLTIEPSGVPGAQFGAFFSDPKARAGADAFVTTNYMNVADPLIHLGAIAGPNGMQNYSGFSDPQITDLLAKAKATSDDDARARLTVQAEALIMDKEPWLPVVDSSTRLFMSKRITGVPASFVYLYYPWAADLGGTGK, from the coding sequence TTGAATAAGAAACTCATCAGCGCAGGAGCCGCTGGCCTATTGCTCCTCCTTACCGGGTGCAATGGTGGTGCCGCCGCTAAAGCTCCCGATGCACTCAACTCGAAGGACCTGCTCGTCACCACCCCCGCGGCCACGACAAACCTGGACAAAATCGTCTGGAACAACAACTTCGGCGAGCCGCCGTCGATCGACCCGATCAAGAGCGCCGACTACCCCGCAAGCGCCGTGGTCTCCAACCTGTGCGAGAGCCTCTTCCAGATCCAGCCGGACTTTTCCATCAAACCGAACCTAGCAAAGAGCGCCAAAAGCGTCGACAACATCACCTACGTCTACGAGTTGCAGAGCGGCGTAACGTTCTGGGATGGCAAGCCGATGACGGCGGACGACGTCGTCTTCAGCCTCAAACGCCACCTTGATCCCAAGGAGATCAGCTACTGGGCGTCCGATGTCACGGCCAATATCGCCTCGGTCGACAAGACCGGTCCCAACGAAGTGACGGTCAAGCTCAAGTCCCCTGATGCCACCTTCAACAACCAGCTCGCGACGCCGATCGGCGCCGTGGTGGAACAGGCCCAGCGGGAGAAGGCCGGCGTCGATTACGGCAACCCCGGCGCCGGCGTCATGTGCACGGGGCCATACTCTGTAGGCGAGTGGAAGCAGGGAGCCTCGATCACCCTGAACCGGTACGACGGATACTGGAACACCGCCAAGAAGGCCAAGACCAAGCAGATCGAAATCCAGTTCATTACCGACCCCAGCTCGATCGCCAACGCCCTCGCCACCGGTGCCATCGACGGAAGCTACGATGTTCCCCTGAGCGCCATCAGCCAGCTGTCAAAGTCCACCAACGGCCAGCTCTTCTACGGCAAGTCCTTGCAAAACATGGCCATCATCAGCACCGGCACGGGCACGCTGGGCGACCCGGCAGTTCGCAAGGCCCTCACCCTCGCCACGGATCGTGAAGCGATCGCCAAGACGGTATTTGAAGGAACGTCGACGGCGGCCCAGTCGCTGGTGCCAAACGGCGGCTGGAACTACGGCGGCTCGATCTTCGAAGATGCACGCAAGAACCTTCCTTCGACGACGCCGAACCTCGATGAAGCCAAGAAGGTCTTGAAGGACGCCAAGGTGGATCTGAGTAAACCCATCAAGATCGTCTACCCGATTGACCGGACGTTCTACGCCGACATCATCTCCGAGTTCGCCAACGCGGGCGCCAAACTCGGACTGACGATCGAACCCAGCGGTGTGCCGGGTGCGCAGTTCGGCGCGTTCTTCTCCGATCCGAAGGCCCGTGCGGGAGCTGACGCCTTCGTCACCACGAACTACATGAACGTAGCCGATCCCCTTATCCACCTCGGTGCCATCGCCGGCCCGAACGGAATGCAGAACTACTCCGGATTCTCCGATCCCCAGATCACCGATCTGCTGGCAAAGGCCAAAGCCACGTCCGACGACGATGCCCGTGCGAGGCTCACGGTACAGGCCGAAGCCCTGATCATGGACAAGGAACCGTGGCTCCCGGTAGTCGACAGCTCCACCCGGCTCTTCATGAGCAAGCGCATCACAGGTGTTCCTGCCTCCTTCGTTTACCTCTACTACCCCTGGGCCGCTGACCTGGGCGGCACGGGCAAATAG
- a CDS encoding ABC transporter permease has product MRFLVRRLLALGGVLIASSMIVFGGLYLAPGSPEQFLVQGRTVSPEVLAAIRSQYSLDDPLPVRYWNWLSGLFTGDMGRSLLTQQDVGTLIASRIPTTLSLAAFAAVLIIVAGIGLGILAGTRGGVAERIVIFASNLGIAVPTFFAALVLMWVFSVGLGWFPVFGAGDGVVDRVWHLTLPASALSLPSIAVVARITRTAIVEESESEHVLIAVARGLPKRITVWRHTVRNSLLPVTTAVGMQIAGLIAGAFVVEYAFTLDGIGALLVNSVQRKDFAVVQAIALIMVVAFGIVNLVVDLLYAVIDPRVSLKKGQ; this is encoded by the coding sequence TTGAGATTCTTAGTCCGTAGGCTCTTGGCGCTCGGTGGAGTGCTGATCGCTTCAAGCATGATCGTGTTTGGCGGCCTGTACCTGGCTCCGGGCAGTCCTGAACAGTTCCTCGTCCAGGGCCGCACTGTCAGCCCAGAGGTACTGGCGGCAATCCGGAGCCAATACTCCCTGGACGACCCCCTTCCTGTCCGCTATTGGAATTGGTTGTCCGGACTCTTCACAGGAGACATGGGCCGCTCATTGCTCACCCAGCAAGATGTGGGAACCCTCATCGCCAGCCGGATTCCCACGACTCTTTCGCTTGCGGCCTTCGCGGCGGTCCTGATCATCGTCGCCGGAATCGGGCTAGGCATCCTTGCCGGTACCCGCGGGGGAGTGGCCGAGCGGATCGTGATCTTCGCATCGAACTTGGGCATAGCCGTCCCGACCTTCTTCGCAGCCCTCGTCCTCATGTGGGTCTTCAGCGTGGGGCTCGGCTGGTTCCCGGTCTTCGGCGCCGGAGACGGCGTCGTCGACCGGGTATGGCACCTCACGCTGCCGGCCTCGGCCTTGTCGCTGCCTTCCATCGCCGTCGTCGCTAGGATCACGCGGACGGCGATCGTCGAAGAGAGCGAATCGGAGCACGTGCTCATCGCGGTCGCGCGAGGCTTGCCGAAGCGGATCACCGTCTGGCGCCATACCGTCCGCAACTCCCTGCTGCCGGTAACGACAGCGGTCGGCATGCAGATTGCGGGGCTGATCGCAGGTGCCTTCGTGGTCGAATACGCCTTCACCTTGGACGGGATTGGTGCCTTGCTGGTGAATTCGGTCCAACGGAAGGACTTCGCCGTCGTCCAGGCGATCGCCCTCATCATGGTGGTGGCCTTCGGCATCGTAAACCTCGTGGTCGACCTCCTCTACGCAGTCATCGACCCCCGCGTCAGCTTGAAGAAAGGACAGTGA
- a CDS encoding ABC transporter permease, which produces MASETAVLASATGTPAQGRRASGRRRLGWIGMVCAGIVAVVVLAALVGQFFVPYDPTVGSVTQRHLGSSAEHLLGTDQAGRDIFSRLIAGARTSLVGPLIVVVATAVAGSMLAFTAVWFGGKADAFLGRVLDVLFAFPSLLLAILGVAIFGPGLATASIALAVAYIPYSARVIRSVALRERSLPYVKAAELQGIDGFTITLRHILPNVWTQILTGSTINFGYAIVDLAALSFLGLGIQPPAADWGLMISNGQESLQQGFPEQSLYAGVCIVATVAAMAYIGERLGGRAAAGRSKQ; this is translated from the coding sequence ATGGCAAGCGAAACCGCAGTCCTGGCGAGCGCAACCGGCACGCCAGCCCAAGGACGCCGCGCCTCGGGCCGGCGCCGGCTGGGCTGGATCGGCATGGTTTGCGCCGGGATCGTCGCCGTCGTGGTGTTGGCGGCCCTGGTTGGCCAGTTCTTTGTGCCCTACGACCCCACGGTCGGCTCCGTCACCCAGAGGCACCTTGGCTCCAGCGCCGAGCACCTTCTTGGCACGGACCAGGCCGGGCGCGACATTTTCTCCCGCTTGATCGCAGGCGCCCGGACGAGCCTCGTCGGCCCGCTGATCGTGGTCGTCGCCACGGCGGTTGCCGGATCGATGCTGGCCTTCACGGCGGTGTGGTTCGGCGGGAAAGCGGACGCCTTCCTCGGCCGGGTCCTGGATGTGCTCTTCGCCTTTCCCAGCCTGTTGCTGGCGATCCTTGGGGTTGCCATCTTCGGGCCAGGACTGGCGACCGCGTCCATTGCCCTCGCTGTCGCGTACATCCCCTACAGCGCCCGCGTCATCCGCAGTGTGGCCCTTCGCGAGCGGAGCCTGCCGTACGTGAAGGCCGCCGAACTGCAGGGAATCGACGGCTTCACCATCACCCTCCGCCACATCTTGCCGAACGTGTGGACGCAGATCCTCACGGGATCCACGATCAACTTCGGCTACGCCATCGTGGACTTGGCAGCGCTGTCCTTCCTGGGCCTCGGCATCCAACCACCAGCGGCCGACTGGGGCCTGATGATCTCCAACGGCCAAGAATCGCTTCAGCAAGGTTTCCCCGAGCAGAGCCTCTACGCCGGCGTGTGCATTGTGGCCACGGTTGCGGCCATGGCTTACATCGGCGAACGGCTGGGCGGCCGCGCAGCAGCAGGAAGAAGCAAGCAATGA
- a CDS encoding ABC transporter ATP-binding protein — translation MIDISNLELGIINPESGAKTPVLKGISLTIERGEAIGLVGESGSGKSMTLRCILGIEPRNSVVTGDIVFDGENLRTLPEERMRRLRASKIALISQNPHAALNPVLPIETYLLESMADSRGRNAKAARIRAGEMLEQVGIRSVDRVLKAFPHQLSGGMLQRVSIAAAISGRPGLLLADEPTTALDVTTQAEVAAILDEKRRDLGMSMIFVTHDLDLAAAVTDRLAVMRYGEIVEIGTPEQIRDSPRHPYTQMLMSIRPTLNGAAPRADDGGSTGVGTPAAKLSAETQIGSTL, via the coding sequence ATGATTGACATCAGCAACCTGGAGCTCGGGATCATCAACCCCGAGTCCGGGGCCAAAACGCCCGTACTTAAGGGAATATCGCTCACCATCGAGCGCGGTGAGGCCATCGGCCTGGTTGGCGAATCCGGCAGCGGAAAGTCGATGACCCTGCGATGCATCCTTGGGATCGAGCCGCGTAATTCCGTGGTCACCGGAGACATTGTCTTCGACGGCGAGAACCTCAGGACCCTGCCCGAAGAGCGGATGCGCAGGCTTCGCGCCAGTAAGATCGCCCTGATTTCCCAGAATCCACATGCCGCGCTCAACCCGGTACTGCCGATCGAGACCTACCTGCTCGAAAGCATGGCGGATTCCCGGGGCCGCAACGCCAAAGCTGCGCGAATCCGCGCCGGCGAGATGCTTGAGCAAGTAGGAATCCGCAGCGTCGACCGCGTGCTGAAGGCGTTTCCGCACCAATTGTCAGGAGGCATGCTCCAACGCGTCTCTATCGCCGCCGCCATCTCCGGCAGGCCGGGGCTGCTGCTGGCGGACGAACCGACGACGGCGCTGGACGTCACCACACAGGCTGAGGTTGCGGCAATCCTCGACGAGAAACGGCGGGACCTGGGGATGTCCATGATCTTCGTGACGCACGATCTCGACCTGGCGGCCGCGGTCACGGACCGCCTGGCGGTCATGCGGTACGGGGAAATCGTGGAAATCGGCACTCCGGAGCAGATCCGCGACAGCCCCCGGCACCCATACACCCAGATGCTGATGAGCATCCGGCCGACGCTCAATGGCGCCGCACCGCGCGCGGACGACGGCGGCAGCACCGGCGTCGGGACCCCGGCTGCGAAACTCTCTGCCGAGACACAGATTGGGAGCACACTGTGA
- a CDS encoding ABC transporter ATP-binding protein, which yields MANIIEISGLNKTFRTSRKHAPIRALDNVSVLVREGSCMAVVGESGSGKTTLARVLVGLETKDSGEVAIAGTPVAASIKRKEQRARARAVQMVFQDPNGSLNRRLPVGSAVDEVLRAHFPLSASQRKERVSELFESVGLTDSHAQSLPSALSGGQKQRVAIARAFAAEPKIVVLDEAVSALDVSVQAQVLELLHELRRDRGLTYLFITHDLSVVRNIADDVIVMRQGQVLERGTVNDVLDRPQSPYTRLLLECAPKPGWKPRRGVIEHLNSEIAS from the coding sequence ATGGCGAACATCATCGAAATATCAGGCCTTAACAAGACCTTCCGGACCAGCCGCAAGCATGCGCCGATCCGCGCCCTGGACAACGTGTCCGTACTGGTGCGGGAAGGCAGCTGCATGGCGGTGGTGGGCGAATCCGGTTCGGGCAAGACCACCCTGGCGCGGGTTCTTGTCGGACTCGAGACGAAGGATTCGGGCGAGGTTGCCATTGCCGGCACTCCTGTCGCTGCGTCGATCAAGAGGAAGGAACAGCGCGCCCGTGCCCGCGCCGTGCAAATGGTTTTCCAGGATCCCAACGGCTCCCTGAACCGGCGCTTGCCGGTGGGCAGCGCGGTTGACGAGGTCCTCCGTGCGCATTTCCCGCTTTCTGCCTCCCAGCGCAAGGAACGGGTTTCGGAGCTCTTCGAGAGCGTGGGCTTGACTGACTCCCACGCTCAATCACTGCCTTCGGCCTTGTCCGGTGGCCAGAAACAGCGCGTGGCGATCGCACGGGCCTTCGCTGCGGAGCCCAAAATCGTCGTGCTTGACGAGGCGGTCTCCGCCCTCGATGTCTCGGTGCAGGCGCAGGTGCTGGAACTCCTGCATGAACTGCGGCGCGACAGGGGCCTGACGTACCTCTTCATCACCCACGACCTGTCAGTGGTCCGCAACATTGCAGACGACGTGATTGTCATGCGTCAAGGACAGGTCCTCGAACGAGGAACGGTCAACGACGTGCTGGACCGTCCGCAGTCCCCTTACACCCGGCTCCTTTTGGAGTGCGCGCCGAAGCCCGGCTGGAAGCCGCGGCGCGGAGTTATAGAACACCTCAATTCAGAGATCGCGAGTTAG